Within Clostridia bacterium, the genomic segment GGCTTGGATAGTAAGCAAATATTTGATTTTAATTTAAGAGCTTTTAAGAAACTGCCTTTCTCAGCGTTCTTGATATTGCTGTACAAAATTAATCCTCAGTCACTTCGTGACAGCTCCTTTTGATAAAGGAGCTTTTAAAAGCCTTTAAAGTGATAATCAACTTTATGTGAGATTTTTTCCTTAAAAAAACGGCTTTGAAATTTATTTCAAAGCCGTAAAAGTCCGACCAAAATTGCAAAGCAATTTTGCGTTTGGTCGGGATTTATTCAAGTCCGTTAGGATTCTTTTTTTGCCAGTTCCAGCTGTCTTCGCACATTTTTTTGAGGTCATAATTTGCTTCCCAGCCTAATTCAATTTTTGCCAGTGTAGGATCTGCATAGCTAGCTGCGATATCTCCAGGACGGCGTCCTACG encodes:
- a CDS encoding UDP-glucose 4-epimerase, with amino-acid sequence VGRRPGDIAASYADPTLAKIELGWEANYDLKKMCEDSWNWQKKNPNGLE